The Apium graveolens cultivar Ventura chromosome 6, ASM990537v1, whole genome shotgun sequence genome contains a region encoding:
- the LOC141664922 gene encoding terpene synthase 10-like, translated as MVTIVHISPLTTGFLSIVRRYTPGKTKYVTASCNCKSVIRSSAGISVSPEPIVRRSGNYQPCIWDNKFLQSLKIDYAAENSKVRASELTEIVEFKLKNVVDPLDQLELIDQLHKLGVAYHFQDEIERNLKKIHGNNEKWDQNLHATALRFRLLRGHGYDVSQEDFKVFTENGRFKECLGGDVKGILSLYEASYYSVEGESLMEEACSFTTKILKERVNNIDASDLCMQVKHALELPVQWRIPRFEARWYMNLYKTSDNKIPEVLKLAELDFNIVQGLNQEELKELSRWWDRTRPGNKLEFARDRLAASFLWAVGITSLPQHGYCRLQITKAIQIISVIDDVYDVYGTLEELELFTKVIERWDITAMEELPDYMQICFLALYNSIHEMAYDILKDKNLNVLGPLSRTIINLLKHYLVEARWYHSGHKPTLEEYLNNASTTISGPVMAIQTYICTSNPINEEAMKYIEEIPDIVRLASEIFRLADDYGTSSDELARGDVPKSIQCYMNDTGVSEEVARKHMKLLMKRKWAKLIQCRYSKDYPLSWSFVEIILNLVRTSHCVYNAGNDGFGVEDEEALYQLFIEPIHLQDIN; from the exons ATGGTCACTATTGTGCACATTTCTCCCCTAACAACAGGTTTTCTTTCCATTGTGCGGAGATACACCCCTGGTAAAACGAAATATGTGACCGCCAGCTGCAACTGCAAGTCTGTCATCAGATCCTCCGCCGGAATTTCAGTTTCCCCGGAGCCTATTGTTAGGCGATCAGGAAACTACCAACCATGCATTTGGGACAACAAATTTTTGCAGTCTTTGAAAATTGATTACGCG GCTGAAAATTCGAAAGTACGAGCTTCCGAATTGACGGAAATTGTGGAGTTCAAGCTGAAGAATGTTGTTGATCCTTTGGACCAACTCGAGTTAATTGATCAGCTGCATAAACTTGGAGTGGCTTATCATTTTCAAGATGAAATAGAACGTAACTTGAAAAAGATACATGGTAATAATGAAAAATGGGATCAGAACTTGCATGCCACTGCTCTTAGATTCAGACTTCTCAGGGGACATGGATATGATGTCTCTCAGG AGGATTTCAAGGTTTTCACAGAAAATGGAAGATTCAAAGAATGTCTTGGTGGAGATGTGAAAGGCATTTTGAGTTTGTACGAGGCTTCGTACTACTCTGTTGAAGGAGAGTCGCTGATGGAAGAAGCGTGTTCCTTCACTACTAAAATCCTTAAGGAGCGCGTCAACAATATAGACGCCTCTGATCTTTGCATGCAAGTGAAACACGCTTTGGAACTTCCAGTACAGTGGAGAATTCCAAGATTTGAAGCTAGGTGGTACATGAATTTATACAAAACAAGTGATAACAAGATCCCAGAAGTACTAAAACTTGCAGAGCTAGACTTCAACATTGTGCAAGGTTTAAACCAAGAAGAACTCAAAGAATTGTCAAG GTGGTGGGATAGAACAAGGCCCGGGAATAAACTTGAATTTGCAAGAGATAGATTGGCCGCATCCTTTTTATGGGCCGTGGGGATCACAAGTTTGCCTCAACATGGATATTGCAGATTGCAGATAACTAAAGCTATACAGATTATTTCGGTAATTGATGATGTGTACGATGTCTATGGTACACTCGAGGAACTTGAACTCTTTACTAAAGTCATTGAGAG ATGGGATATAACTGCAATGGAAGAGCTTCCGGACTACATGCAGATATGCTTCCTGGCTCTTTACAACTCTATTCATGAGATGGCTTACGACATTCTCAAGGACAAGAACTTGAATGTCTTGGGACCGCTTAGCAGAACC ATCATTAATCTGTTGAAACACTACTTAGTAGAGGCACGGTGGTACCACAGTGGACACAAGCCTACACTAGAGGAGTACTTAAACAATGCATCCACAACGATATCAGGCCCTGTTATGGCAATTCAGACTTACATCTGCACATCAAATCCAATTAACGAAGAGGCCATGAAATATATAGAGGAAATCCCAGATATTGTACGCTTGGCATCTGAGATTTTTAGACTTGCTGATGATTATGGAACATCGTCG GATGAGTTGGCGAGAGGAGATGTTCCAAAATCAATTCAGTGCTACATGAACGATACCGGAGTTTCTGAAGAAGTAGCCCGAAAGCACATGAAACTTTTAATGAAGCGGAAATGGGCAAAACTAATCCAGTGCAGATACTCTAAGGATTATCCTTTATCTTGGTCGTTTGTTGAAATTATACTAAATTTGGTTAGAACATCCCATTGTGTGTACAATGCTGGAAATGATGGGTTTGGTGTTGAAGATGAAGAGGCATTGTATCAACTATTTATTGAACCTATTCATCTGCAAGATATTAACTGA